The Polyangium aurulentum genomic interval GCGTGGCGTTCGCGGTCGTGGCCCGCACACCCGAGCCCTGAGCCGGCAGGCGAGCAGCCTCTCGCGTCGGGGCCGCTTCCCGGGAAGCGGCACTTTCCCGGCGCTCGCCGCGCGGTGAGGCAAAGAGTGTATCCCGCGCGGCGAGCGTGCTAATCGAACGGAGAGGGGGCCATCCATCCCTCGACCGTTCGACGGAGCTACCATGAACTTCCTCGAGCCCGACTCAGATCGCGCCGTTCGGGCTGCCGTGGACGCGTTCCTCGAAGGCAGCCTCCGCCCTGCCGTGGCCGGAGACGCCGTGTTCGAGACCAGAAACAGCCGCTATCGCATGCGCGATGGCCATCTCACGGCCGCGACCGACGCAAAGCTCGTCGGCTCCGAGCTCGTCGGCTGGCTGAGCGAGACCAGCGATGGTCAGTCGAGCGTCGGGGCCTGGTGGTCGCCGCTCGCGCGCGCCGTGCTGCTCGACAGGCGCTTCGGCCGCAACATCGTCGTCACGTCCGCCACGCTGATGATGGAGGTCAACGGCGTGCTGCTCGAGGGCTCCGACACGCGCCCCGCGCCGTCGTCGTCGAGGTCGGCCCCGTCGGCCATGCCCCCCTCGAACCCCAACAGCCGGCCCTCCCCGTACCCGCCGTCGATCCCGAAGCCCGCGGGCGTGCCGAACTGGGCCCAGATGGCCGTGTCCGAGACCCCCGAGAGCAGCGCACAGACGAGCCCGCCCCCTCCCCGGTCGATCCCGATCAACCCCTCGACGCCGCCGCCTCGTGGCACCTCGGCGCCCGAGTCTTCGCAGACGAGGCCTGTGGGCTCTCCACCTCCACGCGGACGAACCTCGGTTGGTTGAGTTTCTCGGCCCTCCCGTTGTGCGATTGACACCCGCAGGGCTGCCCGGCAGAATTTTTCGCCAACGACCGAGCGAACCTTTGGGGGGACATCGCTCGCTCAAGGATCCTTCGTGATGCCCGACTTTTCCGACACGGGCGCGGCCCGACAAGACCAACTCGAGGACGGGGCCGAGCTGCCTGGCAGGGCAACTTCCCCCGATCCTCTGATCGGAAAGACGATCGGGGGCCGGTTCAAGATCGTCGGCGTCATCGCGCGCGGCGGCATGGGCAAGGTCTACAAGGCCGAGCAGGCGCCTCTCGGCCGCATCTGCGCGCTCAAGGTCCTCTCCCCCAAGTACGAAGGCGATCGCGACCCGGAGTTCCACAAGCGCTTCTTCCTCGAGGCCTCGATCGCCGCGAAGCTGTCGCACCCGAACACGGTCACGGTGTTCGATTACGGGCAGAGCGAGGACATCTATTACATCGCGATGGAGTTCGTCGACGGCAGGACGCTCCACCGCGTGCTGCGCGACGAGGGCCCGTTCCCCGAGGGCCGCGCCTCCCACATCGCGCGGCAGATCTGCCGGTCGCTCCGCGAGGCGCACCAGATGGGCGTCGTGCACCGGGATCTCAAGCCCGGCAACGTGCTGCTGACCAACCACGGCGACGAGCGCGACAACGTGAAGGTGCTCGACTTCGGCCTGGTGAAAGACGTGACGGGCGAGGCCGAGGACCTCACGCAGCAGGGCCTGTTCATGGGCTCGCCCAAGTACATGGCGCCCGAGCAGATCGTGGGCGCCGAGGTCTCGGCGCGCACCGACATCTACTCGCTCGGCGTGATGCTCTACGAGATGCTCTGCGGCAAGGTGCCCTTCGACAAGGGCCCGGGCGTGGGCACGCTCATGTCGCACGTGAACGATCCGCCGCCGCCGATGCAGGCCTACTGCCCGGGCCTCGTCGTGTCCGACGAGATGCTCTCGATCGTGCTGCGCTGCCTCGAGAAGGATCCGATGCGGCGCTACGGGAGCATGGACGAGCTGCTCTCGGCCCTGAAGCGCACGGGCGGCGGAGACGACATGCTCACCGGGGGCTACGACCGGCTCGCGGTCTCGGGCCCCTTCGTGCGCTCGCGTTCGAGCATGCCGAGCTTCGATCCGCACGCGGGCGTCGACACCAACCCCTCGGGGCAGATGCGGCGCTCGCTCATCCCCGCGTCCGGCGACAGCGGCCCTTCCACCTCGCTGTCGCTCTCGGGCGCGCGCCCGGCCCCCATGGGCTTCAGCGGCCCCAATTCGATCCCCGGCGCGCCCGGCATCACGCAGGTCGGCCCCACGCCCGACTCGCTCGCGGGCGCCTCCGGCAACCGGCGGTTTCTGTGGATCACCGCGGTCCTCGTGCTCGGCTTCGGCGGCATCATCTTCACGCTGAGCCAGACGCGCGGCCCGAGCGGCGGCACCGCCCAGACGGCCGCGCCGCAGGCGACCGCCCCCGCGACCACCGCCCCCGCGGCGCCCATGGTGCCGGCGAAGGCGGGCGATCGCGTCGTGCACATCGAGAGCGATCCTGCGGGCGCCACCGTCATGGAGGGCAACGAGACGCTCTGCGGCGGCACGCCCTGCGACGTCACCTTCCGCGGCGCCGCCGCCGAGGCCGAGCACACGCTCTCGCTCTCGAAGAAGGGCTACCAGACGAAGACGGTCACCGTCGGCGCGCGCGAGGAGAAGGTGAAGGCCTCGCTCAGCGCCGCGACGTCGGGCCCCGTTCGCACGCCGCCCAACAACAAGGGCGCGGGGGGCACGTACAAGCCCGATCCGTACAAGAACAATCCTTACTGACAGCGCGCGCGGGGTCCGTCAGGCTCGCGAGAAACGGCGAACATTTGGGCGCGCGCCTCGTGTAAAGTGCGGTTTGCCCCGGAGGAACCGCCCATGTCGCCGCCCTCTCCTGCGCCTTCTGCTGCGCCGTCCTCCCCCGCCGCTGTGAGGCGCTCGCGCGGCAGGACGCTCGTCGCCTTCGCCCTCGCGCTCGTCGCCACCGTCACGAGCTCCTCCGCGCTGGCCGATGCCCGCACCGAGGCGCGCCGCCACTTCAAGGCGGGCATGGAGCTCATCAGCAAGGGCAAGTACGACGACGGCGTCAAGGAGCTCGAGAAAGCGCAGGAGCTGCTCCCCCACCCCAACGTCGTCTTCAACATCGCCCGCGCGCACGCCGAGGCCGGTCACCTCGAGCAGGCGATCGCCGCGTACCGCACGTACATCGACAGCGATCCGCCCGATCGCGAGCAGGCGACGCAGGTCGTCAAGCAGCTCGAGGAGAAGCTCGCGCTCCAGCGCGCCGAGCAGACCAAGCCCCCCGAGCCGGCCGGCGGCGCGCAAACCGGCGGCACGCAGACCAGCGACACGCAGACCGGCGGCGCGCAGACCGGCGACACGCAGACCGGCGACACGCAGACCGGCGGCGCGCAGACCGGCGACACGCAGACCGGCGCTGCGCAAACCGGCGGCACCAAGACCGGCGGCGGGCCGACCGCGGACAAGAAGCGCGACCAGGCCGAGGTGAACAAGATCGTCGGCGCCGCGCGCGAGGAGGACGTCTACCGCGAGACGGTCATCACGGCCTCGCGCGGCGCGCAGAGCCCTCTCGACTCGCCGAACTCGACGACGATCATCACGCGCCAGGACATCCGCCTGTCGGGCATCACGCGCATCCCCGAGCTGCTCCGCCGCGTGCCCGGCATGGACGTCATGCAAATAACGGGCGGCGACAGCAACGTGTCGATGCGCGGCTTCAACAGCCGCCTCGCGAACAAGCTGCTCGTCTTGATCAACGGACGACCTGCGTACAACGACATCCTCGGCGCGACGTTCTGGGAGACGCTCTCGATCGACGTCGATCAGATCGAGCGCATCGAGATCGTGCGCGGCCCCGGGTCTGCGCTCTACGGCGCGAACGCGTTCGCGGGCATCGTCAACATCATCACGATCGCGCCGGGCGAAGGCCGGACGGGCTTCCGCATGGGCGTCGGCGACGGCGGGCAAGGGTACGGCGCGGCGTGGGCCTCGGGGCGTGACGGCGACTTCGCCTATCGCGCATCGGTGGGCTACACGCGCTACACGCGCTGGACGCGCGAGGTGCAGGAGGGCCGCAAGGACATCCTCGTCGGCAACTCCGACCAGAACCTCGGCGCCGAGAACCTCCGCGTCGACATCCGCCTCTCGCAGCGGCTCAAGCACAACCGCGAGATCCAGGTGGGCGGCGGCTTCGCGCGCACGCCGACGAACGTCTACGGCATCGGTCCGTTCAACGACTTCAGCGCCAAGATCGACAACTCCGACGTCACCTTCCTGTTCAAGAGCGATCACTTCAGCGCGCGCGCCTACTACGCGCGCTTCGCCGCGGAGCTCGAGGCGACGCACGACTACCTCGGCCACACGCTCTACCCTGCGAACCCGACGCAGAACTCGCTCGACGCGGAGCTGCAGTTCTACACCGACTTCAAGGCACCCCGAGCGATCGAGCACTCCATCCGCGCGGGCGCCGCCTACCGCCTCAAGGTCGTCGACTGGAGCTACCTCGCGAAGGACGC includes:
- a CDS encoding serine/threonine protein kinase: MPDFSDTGAARQDQLEDGAELPGRATSPDPLIGKTIGGRFKIVGVIARGGMGKVYKAEQAPLGRICALKVLSPKYEGDRDPEFHKRFFLEASIAAKLSHPNTVTVFDYGQSEDIYYIAMEFVDGRTLHRVLRDEGPFPEGRASHIARQICRSLREAHQMGVVHRDLKPGNVLLTNHGDERDNVKVLDFGLVKDVTGEAEDLTQQGLFMGSPKYMAPEQIVGAEVSARTDIYSLGVMLYEMLCGKVPFDKGPGVGTLMSHVNDPPPPMQAYCPGLVVSDEMLSIVLRCLEKDPMRRYGSMDELLSALKRTGGGDDMLTGGYDRLAVSGPFVRSRSSMPSFDPHAGVDTNPSGQMRRSLIPASGDSGPSTSLSLSGARPAPMGFSGPNSIPGAPGITQVGPTPDSLAGASGNRRFLWITAVLVLGFGGIIFTLSQTRGPSGGTAQTAAPQATAPATTAPAAPMVPAKAGDRVVHIESDPAGATVMEGNETLCGGTPCDVTFRGAAAEAEHTLSLSKKGYQTKTVTVGAREEKVKASLSAATSGPVRTPPNNKGAGGTYKPDPYKNNPY
- a CDS encoding porin family protein, with translation MSPPSPAPSAAPSSPAAVRRSRGRTLVAFALALVATVTSSSALADARTEARRHFKAGMELISKGKYDDGVKELEKAQELLPHPNVVFNIARAHAEAGHLEQAIAAYRTYIDSDPPDREQATQVVKQLEEKLALQRAEQTKPPEPAGGAQTGGTQTSDTQTGGAQTGDTQTGDTQTGGAQTGDTQTGAAQTGGTKTGGGPTADKKRDQAEVNKIVGAAREEDVYRETVITASRGAQSPLDSPNSTTIITRQDIRLSGITRIPELLRRVPGMDVMQITGGDSNVSMRGFNSRLANKLLVLINGRPAYNDILGATFWETLSIDVDQIERIEIVRGPGSALYGANAFAGIVNIITIAPGEGRTGFRMGVGDGGQGYGAAWASGRDGDFAYRASVGYTRYTRWTREVQEGRKDILVGNSDQNLGAENLRVDIRLSQRLKHNREIQVGGGFARTPTNVYGIGPFNDFSAKIDNSDVTFLFKSDHFSARAYYARFAAELEATHDYLGHTLYPANPTQNSLDAELQFYTDFKAPRAIEHSIRAGAAYRLKVVDWSYLAKDAPIENHGSLFLQDALRFGRAVQLVVSGRADYVPYLQDVVLSPRGSLIIKPTDLQSIRLSGSSAFRNPSFLESYLDLPIQLQIPGAEVTSASKRQEDPDFRLKPERIITAEASYLNQMSELFEFELTAYYNRISDLIVLAPIRPRTLANRADGIGGFNPATGRYAVAFGGWENRCDTYNVFGGEVGTRVYPVEGLDVFANYALNLSSQELPKGCNLPEDNRTSRHKINAGVQLRTKPGIDGEITLNYQTAQTWTEQVATLQGIEYQQFGLPGYLLLNGRLGWRFPILSTTGEVSIAVFNALAGLMGEEPPQMHPFGNRVGRRVMGFFQHTL